The following are encoded together in the Clostridium sp. BJN0013 genome:
- the lepB gene encoding signal peptidase I: MHNRTIFKMIKKYVLIISLVVGFAFLFHNYVFARVTVTGPSMQPTLNDKNVLFVEKISTEIGNINRGEIIIFDSNNENNDIYIKRVIGIAGDKINIKDGKVYLNGQILAESYLPQGTTTEANSSTTEYVVPKGYIFVLGDNRGNSTDSRILGLINIKDVKGHVILRVYPFKNISTF, translated from the coding sequence TTGCATAATAGGACAATATTTAAGATGATAAAAAAATACGTGTTAATTATTTCATTAGTTGTTGGATTTGCATTTTTATTTCATAATTATGTTTTTGCCAGAGTAACTGTGACAGGACCATCTATGCAACCCACACTCAATGATAAGAATGTACTATTCGTAGAGAAGATTAGCACCGAAATAGGAAATATAAATAGAGGGGAAATTATTATTTTTGATTCTAATAATGAAAATAATGATATCTATATAAAAAGGGTAATAGGCATAGCTGGCGATAAAATTAATATAAAAGACGGAAAAGTCTATTTAAACGGGCAAATACTTGCGGAAAGTTATCTTCCACAAGGTACTACTACTGAAGCTAATTCTTCTACTACAGAATATGTTGTACCTAAAGGATATATTTTTGTGCTAGGAGATAATAGAGGAAATAGTACTGATAGCAGGATACTTGGTTTGATAAATATAAAAGATGTAAAGGGGCATGTAATTTTGAGGGTATATCCTTTTAAAAATATTAGCACATTTTAG
- a CDS encoding transposase family protein, whose translation MPIQGKRVKIIIRNRKTFCNNPECSHTTFAERFDWLANKSKKTKRLEDEIVHMSLNCSSTAAANFLSKNTAAVGKNTICNPLKKGKLIINKDEVTAVCIDDFVVVKIIMCILSL comes from the coding sequence TTGCCTATACAAGGAAAGAGGGTAAAAATAATTATTAGAAACAGAAAGACGTTTTGCAATAACCCTGAGTGTAGCCATACAACTTTTGCTGAAAGATTTGATTGGCTTGCCAATAAATCCAAAAAAACCAAGCGCCTTGAAGATGAGATAGTGCATATGTCGCTTAACTGTAGTTCTACAGCTGCAGCAAATTTTTTAAGTAAAAATACAGCTGCTGTCGGTAAAAATACCATCTGTAATCCTTTAAAAAAAGGAAAATTGATAATAAATAAGGATGAAGTTACTGCTGTATGTATAGATGATTTTGTGGTCGTGAAAATAATTATGTGTATTCTTTCTCTTTAG
- a CDS encoding sugar O-acetyltransferase, which produces MKSEKEKMLAGVYYNAGDEELSKEREYARNLVFEFNHTRPSEKDKRREIIKQLINAKGSFYIEAPFNCDYGYNIEVGENFYANYSCIILDVNKVRIGDNVLLAPNVQIYTATHPIDPIERLNGKEFAKPIAIGNNVWIGGGAIICPGVKIGDNVIIGAGSVVTKDIPDNVIAAGNPCRIIKNI; this is translated from the coding sequence ATGAAAAGCGAAAAGGAAAAAATGTTAGCAGGTGTTTATTATAACGCTGGTGATGAAGAGTTGAGCAAAGAAAGAGAATACGCAAGAAACTTAGTTTTTGAGTTTAATCATACAAGACCAAGTGAAAAAGATAAAAGAAGGGAAATTATAAAGCAATTGATTAATGCTAAAGGCTCTTTTTATATTGAAGCACCCTTTAATTGTGATTATGGTTATAACATTGAAGTTGGTGAAAATTTTTATGCTAATTATAGTTGCATAATACTCGACGTGAATAAGGTTAGAATCGGAGATAATGTACTTTTAGCACCAAATGTTCAAATCTATACCGCTACTCACCCTATTGACCCTATTGAAAGACTCAATGGTAAAGAGTTTGCTAAGCCAATTGCTATAGGAAATAATGTCTGGATTGGTGGTGGAGCAATAATATGTCCAGGAGTAAAAATTGGAGATAACGTAATCATAGGAGCAGGTAGTGTCGTGACTAAAGATATACCTGATAATGTAATTGCGGCTGGAAATCCATGCAGGATTATTAAAAATATTTAA
- a CDS encoding IS3 family transposase (programmed frameshift) has translation MKGKSYTKELKEEVLREVKEVGNVSLVSRRHGISKSTIFTWIKNSKDEIKVKPGRKALVEGEKELENELTEVTKENDQLKKLLGEKDLEIAILRDLNKKIKPSIKEKVEIAKKYIDQGYNSVFVLKVVKLGRSTYYYNLSVEGREKARPKGGKPKGYSINGDGEKVCDDQIKEFILEAIDGDAINYGYRKITYHLKKYYNLVINHKKVYRLCKELRILKDQRIIKAKIKRNIAVNRTITGSNQLWEMDIKYGYIEGEDKFFYLLNLIDIFDRSIIDYHMGLHCEAKNATALLRKCLIKRNLFEEGSKKPVIRTDNGPQFISHKFDECCEELKIEHERIPVKTPNKNAHVESFHRILEDECLKINEFQSYVKAYKIVNEFMEFYNNRRLHSSLRFMAPHEFYNLYFGENLTNIQIRA, from the exons ATGAAAGGAAAAAGTTATACGAAAGAATTAAAAGAAGAGGTATTAAGAGAAGTGAAAGAAGTAGGAAATGTTTCACTGGTATCAAGAAGACATGGGATCTCAAAATCAACTATATTTACGTGGATAAAGAATTCTAAGGATGAGATTAAAGTTAAGCCTGGTAGAAAAGCTTTAGTTGAGGGAGAAAAAGAACTTGAAAATGAGTTAACAGAGGTAACAAAAGAGAATGATCAGCTAAAAAAATTGTTAGGAGAAAAAGATTTAGAAATAGCAATTCTTAGAGACTTAA ATAAAAAAATCAAACCCTCAATTAAAGAAAAAGTAGAAATAGCCAAAAAGTATATAGATCAAGGATATAATTCGGTATTTGTACTTAAAGTAGTTAAACTTGGAAGGTCAACATATTACTATAATTTAAGCGTAGAAGGCAGAGAAAAGGCTAGACCTAAGGGTGGAAAGCCAAAAGGATACAGCATAAACGGAGATGGTGAAAAAGTATGCGATGATCAGATTAAGGAATTTATTCTGGAGGCCATTGACGGGGATGCTATTAACTATGGATATAGAAAAATAACTTATCATTTAAAAAAATATTATAATCTTGTGATTAATCATAAGAAGGTTTATCGGCTTTGCAAGGAGCTTAGAATACTTAAAGACCAGAGAATAATTAAAGCTAAAATAAAGAGAAATATTGCGGTTAACAGAACTATAACAGGCTCAAATCAACTATGGGAAATGGATATAAAATATGGCTACATAGAAGGTGAAGATAAATTCTTCTACTTACTAAATTTAATTGATATCTTTGATAGGAGCATTATAGATTACCACATGGGTTTACACTGTGAGGCTAAAAATGCTACAGCACTACTTAGAAAGTGCTTAATAAAAAGAAACTTGTTTGAGGAAGGCTCTAAAAAGCCAGTAATAAGAACAGACAACGGACCTCAGTTTATAAGTCATAAATTTGATGAATGCTGTGAAGAACTTAAAATTGAACATGAGAGAATACCAGTGAAGACGCCAAATAAAAACGCACATGTAGAATCATTTCACAGAATACTTGAGGATGAGTGTTTAAAAATTAATGAATTTCAAAGCTATGTGAAAGCATACAAAATAGTAAATGAATTTATGGAATTCTACAATAATAGGAGATTACATTCAAGTTTAAGATTTATGGCTCCACATGAATTTTATAACCTTTATTTTGGAGAAAACCTAACAAATATTCAAATAAGGGCCTAA